One window from the genome of Echinicola vietnamensis DSM 17526 encodes:
- a CDS encoding T9SS type A sorting domain-containing protein encodes MCKRLYVSFFIIVLFLGSWESVAQIPEVDWVKTFGGSEYEILWETRVDHQGNIINVGLFHDTVDFDPGPGLDIKIAPVDVSNMFVQKLDQEGNLIWVKTLSSPKLVTSLLLTILSDNSMVISGVFSHDSLDFDPSPNSSYYVEGIPSLNSPYILKLDSHGNFVWAGVHTGQSIAISSMVSDSFDNIYTVGFFRQPFDANPDPSVYDTITPHTPGKSDFYIQKLNSDGQQLWIRSIKGSEDLLSNGITLNHNQEPVVVGSLKGTADFDPGTGVANVSAGGSNFSGFVLQLTPEGVYKRVTLIEATSNSFCKIADVKTDGANNIYLAGSYKGSNVDFDPGPAVQRPSADQGWFIEKLDSNGALDWSHAYRCDLSGEQYRAVDLVVDDQRNVYVEGYFDDGDLELEPGKPDGIILGHKSARDMFLAKHNSTGELTWAHGFGSNGNDRILSMDRTAEGLIYISGYYSGNINFNPYDPAKVTLNRRRYDCFILKFKSCPILPAQITLDTASAVFAWDYSEALPGSYNFSWYNCDGDSLIPGEADTTFSPTQNGNYALIIEGEGCIDTSDCFSVQNVSVQENNFLHGIEVFPNPTENILYIKGIRGRTVHLSVVDIMGRKMMEAYDQDYLDLGKVKSGTYLVLINIDGLITVKKVVRN; translated from the coding sequence ATGTGTAAACGTCTATATGTATCATTTTTTATTATTGTTTTATTTTTAGGAAGTTGGGAGTCAGTAGCTCAAATCCCAGAAGTAGATTGGGTGAAGACTTTCGGAGGATCGGAATATGAAATACTTTGGGAAACCAGAGTTGATCATCAAGGTAATATAATCAATGTTGGACTATTTCATGATACCGTTGATTTTGATCCGGGTCCAGGTTTGGACATTAAGATAGCTCCTGTTGATGTCTCCAATATGTTTGTACAAAAATTAGATCAGGAGGGGAATCTGATTTGGGTTAAAACCTTATCAAGTCCGAAATTGGTAACGAGTTTACTTTTAACGATATTATCTGATAATTCGATGGTAATATCAGGAGTGTTTTCTCATGATTCTCTGGACTTCGATCCAAGTCCCAACAGTAGTTATTATGTAGAAGGCATTCCTTCCTTAAATTCGCCCTATATTTTGAAGTTGGACAGCCATGGAAATTTTGTATGGGCAGGCGTTCATACAGGTCAATCTATTGCAATATCCAGCATGGTTTCAGATTCATTTGATAATATTTACACCGTTGGCTTTTTCAGGCAGCCCTTTGATGCCAATCCTGATCCATCTGTCTATGATACGATAACTCCTCATACCCCCGGAAAATCAGATTTTTATATTCAAAAATTGAATAGTGATGGGCAACAATTGTGGATAAGGAGCATTAAGGGAAGTGAGGACCTGCTCTCGAATGGTATTACCCTAAACCATAATCAAGAACCAGTGGTGGTCGGCTCTTTAAAAGGAACGGCAGACTTTGATCCTGGAACAGGTGTCGCAAATGTTTCTGCAGGCGGGAGTAATTTCTCGGGTTTCGTTTTGCAACTTACTCCAGAAGGAGTTTATAAAAGAGTTACCTTAATCGAGGCAACAAGCAATAGTTTCTGTAAAATAGCGGATGTCAAAACTGATGGTGCCAATAATATTTACTTAGCTGGATCATATAAAGGGAGTAATGTGGATTTTGATCCGGGACCAGCTGTTCAAAGACCTTCTGCAGATCAGGGCTGGTTTATTGAAAAGCTCGATTCCAATGGGGCGTTAGATTGGTCACACGCATATCGATGTGATCTTTCCGGGGAACAATATCGCGCTGTAGATTTAGTTGTGGATGATCAAAGAAATGTCTATGTGGAAGGATATTTTGATGATGGCGACCTCGAACTGGAACCAGGAAAACCTGATGGGATAATTTTGGGTCACAAATCAGCCAGGGACATGTTTTTAGCTAAACACAATTCTACAGGGGAATTGACGTGGGCGCATGGTTTCGGTAGCAACGGCAATGATCGTATTTTGAGCATGGACAGGACAGCTGAAGGATTAATTTACATAAGCGGCTATTATTCCGGAAATATAAATTTTAATCCTTATGACCCTGCTAAGGTAACCCTGAACAGAAGAAGGTACGATTGCTTCATATTAAAGTTCAAATCCTGCCCTATATTACCTGCTCAAATTACTTTGGACACTGCTTCCGCAGTCTTTGCTTGGGATTACAGTGAGGCACTTCCCGGTTCGTATAACTTTAGTTGGTACAATTGCGATGGAGATAGCCTTATCCCTGGTGAAGCAGACACTACATTTTCCCCTACTCAAAACGGGAACTATGCGTTGATTATCGAGGGAGAAGGTTGTATAGATACGTCAGATTGTTTCTCAGTACAAAATGTCAGCGTTCAAGAGAATAACTTTTTACATGGAATAGAGGTATTCCCCAATCCTACTGAAAATATATTATATATTAAGGGCATAAGAGGCAGAACAGTTCATCTCTCTGTCGTGGATATAATGGGACGTAAAATGATGGAAGCTTATGACCAAGACTATCTGGATCTTGGCAAAGTAAAATCCGGTACTTACCTTGTTTTGATAAATATAGATGGGTTGATTACAGTAAAAAAAGTCGTTAGAAATTAA
- a CDS encoding DUF4133 domain-containing protein: MKAYRINKGINKPLEFKGLKAQYIAYLAIGLVALLILFAVAYMLGLSKYLCLAGALILGGALFYGVFHYSHTYGQHGLMKKMAYRQLPQSLRCRSRKPFLQLQKHDDL, translated from the coding sequence ATGAAGGCCTACCGGATCAACAAAGGGATCAACAAGCCCCTGGAATTTAAGGGCCTGAAGGCGCAGTACATTGCTTATCTGGCCATCGGCTTGGTGGCGCTTTTGATCCTCTTTGCCGTCGCCTACATGCTGGGGCTATCCAAGTACCTCTGCCTGGCCGGGGCCCTTATATTGGGCGGGGCGCTCTTTTACGGGGTCTTTCATTACTCCCATACCTACGGGCAGCACGGGCTGATGAAAAAGATGGCCTACCGGCAGCTGCCCCAAAGCCTTCGTTGCCGAAGCCGCAAACCGTTCCTTCAACTTCAAAAGCATGATGATCTTTAA
- the traM gene encoding conjugative transposon protein TraM, which produces MNNEKFKRQRRFMLVLPLLTLPFVTLAFWALGGGQPDRPTPSDNTPGLNMTLPEAKINEDTALGDKMSIYQKADQKAALRKEQMRMDPFAGELKQPQKEKPQELLPKEGPPIQSQSSLKAMETQVEQKLASLQKTVDRPAPPVQRSSAIPVTPPERPSPSGTDLKHLEEMMQAMSSPSSPDPELQQIDGMLEKILDVQHPERVRQKLEAYRDWKQGKTFAVNRTENSTRETKIIHSERKSTSLENNRFYGLDETATATVETVKPAIPAMVHEDQELVSGASLKMELTERVFINGMAIPKGALVFGTCQLNGERLKVKIEAIRKGQTILPVKLEVYDLDALPGIRVPGAIARKSAKEGAGDALQGMQTMGYDPSWQSQAATAGMETVKGLFSKKAKLIKVKVKAGHPLLLVDQNTSQP; this is translated from the coding sequence ATGAACAATGAAAAATTCAAAAGACAGCGCCGTTTTATGCTGGTGCTGCCCTTGTTGACCCTGCCTTTTGTCACCCTGGCCTTTTGGGCATTGGGCGGCGGCCAGCCCGACCGGCCGACCCCATCGGACAACACCCCGGGGCTGAACATGACCCTTCCCGAAGCGAAGATCAATGAAGATACGGCCCTGGGCGACAAAATGAGCATATACCAAAAGGCCGATCAAAAAGCAGCCTTGCGCAAAGAGCAAATGCGCATGGACCCTTTTGCCGGAGAATTAAAGCAGCCCCAAAAGGAAAAGCCACAAGAACTGCTTCCCAAAGAAGGTCCTCCCATACAAAGCCAGTCTTCGCTAAAGGCCATGGAAACCCAAGTGGAGCAAAAATTGGCATCCCTGCAAAAAACCGTGGACCGGCCGGCCCCGCCAGTACAAAGGTCATCGGCCATCCCGGTGACCCCACCAGAGCGGCCTTCCCCGAGCGGGACGGACCTAAAGCATTTGGAAGAAATGATGCAGGCCATGTCCAGTCCGTCAAGCCCGGACCCGGAGTTGCAGCAAATTGATGGCATGCTGGAGAAGATCCTTGATGTACAACACCCCGAACGGGTCCGCCAAAAGCTGGAAGCCTATCGCGACTGGAAGCAAGGGAAAACCTTTGCCGTTAACCGAACGGAAAATAGTACCCGGGAAACCAAAATCATCCATTCGGAAAGAAAAAGTACTTCTTTGGAAAACAACCGCTTCTATGGGCTCGATGAAACGGCGACCGCGACGGTCGAAACCGTGAAGCCTGCCATCCCCGCCATGGTCCATGAAGACCAGGAACTGGTCTCGGGAGCAAGCCTGAAAATGGAACTCACCGAACGGGTCTTTATAAACGGCATGGCCATCCCCAAAGGGGCATTGGTATTTGGTACCTGCCAGTTGAATGGGGAGCGCCTAAAAGTAAAGATAGAGGCCATTCGAAAAGGGCAAACCATTCTTCCGGTGAAACTGGAAGTATATGACCTGGATGCCCTGCCGGGGATACGCGTACCGGGGGCCATTGCCCGCAAGTCCGCCAAGGAGGGGGCCGGGGATGCCCTGCAAGGGATGCAGACCATGGGCTACGATCCTTCCTGGCAATCGCAGGCGGCCACCGCAGGAATGGAAACCGTCAAGGGGCTGTTCTCCAAAAAGGCCAAACTGATCAAAGTCAAGGTCAAAGCCGGGCACCCCCTCCTTTTGGTCGATCAAAATACTTCTCAACCCTAA
- a CDS encoding RteC domain-containing protein — translation MKNICFELYQELQSQIQNIQGQQYAELQQAEACFVAVGTALNRLKEKLWDYEFTPPEEIYFFKKAKPRIVAEQLYYGELYYIHSTLPVEKREVLDHYRNQLSFIRSYFQRHHFLYTYYRLDRSDLDEYLFKRNAPKAPFLAETIAIQKDSRFSTHGSYRFARFKAFTRLKEYLLGKIHHLQNPAPAPEKKRLKWTAPKVALIELTYALKAAGVFNNGQATIRDIATVVEQIFQQDMSQYYRTFQEIRIRKSGRTYFLNRLTQALERWMDNTDLDGKGDKWD, via the coding sequence ATGAAGAACATTTGCTTTGAACTCTACCAGGAACTCCAATCCCAAATCCAGAACATCCAAGGGCAACAATATGCCGAACTTCAGCAGGCCGAGGCCTGTTTTGTGGCCGTCGGCACCGCCCTGAACCGCCTAAAGGAAAAGTTATGGGATTATGAATTTACGCCCCCAGAGGAGATCTATTTCTTTAAAAAGGCCAAGCCCCGCATTGTGGCCGAGCAGCTTTATTACGGGGAGCTCTATTATATCCATTCCACCCTGCCGGTTGAAAAAAGGGAAGTGCTCGACCATTATCGCAACCAACTGTCCTTTATCCGCAGCTATTTCCAAAGGCACCACTTCCTGTACACTTATTATCGCCTGGACCGCAGCGACCTGGACGAATACCTTTTTAAAAGGAATGCCCCCAAGGCCCCTTTTTTGGCCGAGACCATCGCCATTCAAAAAGACTCCCGGTTCAGCACCCATGGCAGTTACCGCTTTGCGCGTTTCAAGGCCTTTACCCGTCTAAAAGAATACCTATTGGGCAAGATCCACCACCTTCAAAACCCGGCCCCGGCCCCAGAGAAAAAACGCCTGAAATGGACCGCGCCGAAAGTGGCGCTGATCGAGCTGACCTACGCCCTAAAAGCGGCGGGGGTCTTTAACAACGGGCAGGCCACCATCCGGGATATCGCCACGGTCGTGGAACAGATCTTCCAGCAGGACATGTCCCAGTATTACCGCACCTTCCAGGAAATCCGCATCCGCAAATCCGGGCGGACATATTTTCTAAACCGCCTGACCCAGGCCCTGGAAAGGTGGATGGACAACACCGATTTGGACGGGAAGGGGGATAAATGGGATTAA
- the traJ gene encoding conjugative transposon protein TraJ, translating into MKKTILLLPVLLMLPAITQAQDIENMRQVLDGMYDEMVPLASRLITVARALAGFAAMWYIAARIWGHIARAEPIDVYPLLRPFAIGLAIMLFPMVLSLINGLMDPLVQATGEMTGNTYRAMEKHIDRTNAHDLNIRPPGENSGEEYTYPESGEEVSAMERLATSVFTLNLGNIVHQVVAWLLQILFFAAALCINTLRTFQLIVLSILGPIVFGLSVFDGFQHTLKAWFARYINVSLWLPVANIFGAIIARIQLNMMQMDQDFMSSIGYLVFMVIAIMGYFTVPNVASFIVQPGGRDALLGKSNTIGKQGAQTTAKVAATVAKTTL; encoded by the coding sequence ATGAAAAAAACAATCCTTTTACTCCCTGTACTGCTCATGCTCCCGGCCATTACCCAGGCGCAGGACATAGAGAACATGCGCCAGGTGCTCGATGGAATGTATGATGAGATGGTGCCCCTGGCCTCGCGCCTGATCACCGTAGCCCGCGCCCTGGCCGGTTTTGCCGCCATGTGGTACATCGCCGCCCGGATATGGGGGCACATCGCCCGGGCCGAGCCCATCGATGTCTATCCCTTATTGCGCCCTTTTGCCATAGGCCTGGCCATTATGCTCTTCCCGATGGTCCTGAGCCTGATCAATGGGCTGATGGACCCGCTGGTGCAGGCCACCGGGGAGATGACCGGCAATACCTACCGGGCCATGGAGAAACATATCGACCGCACCAATGCCCATGACTTGAACATCCGCCCGCCGGGCGAAAACAGCGGGGAGGAATACACCTATCCGGAATCAGGGGAAGAGGTCTCCGCCATGGAGCGGCTGGCGACCTCGGTATTTACCCTGAACCTGGGGAATATCGTCCATCAGGTCGTTGCCTGGCTTTTGCAGATCCTTTTCTTTGCCGCCGCCCTCTGCATCAATACCCTGCGCACTTTCCAGTTGATCGTCCTGTCGATCCTCGGGCCCATCGTATTTGGCCTTTCCGTATTTGACGGCTTTCAACATACCCTGAAGGCATGGTTTGCCCGCTACATCAACGTCTCGCTATGGTTGCCCGTGGCCAACATCTTTGGGGCGATCATCGCCCGAATACAGCTGAATATGATGCAGATGGACCAGGATTTTATGTCGTCCATCGGTTACCTGGTCTTTATGGTCATTGCCATAATGGGCTATTTTACCGTGCCCAATGTCGCTTCCTTTATCGTCCAACCGGGGGGAAGGGATGCCCTTTTGGGAAAATCCAATACCATAGGAAAACAAGGTGCACAGACCACGGCGAAAGTCGCGGCCACCGTTGCCAAAACCACCCTTTGA
- a CDS encoding TraG family conjugative transposon ATPase, with product MIFNTPHIDLKDNFPLYKVEKDRILSREGDITAAFGLQLPEIFTLSAEDYLALHHTWTKAIGVLPVNCVFHKQDWFTRASHQANFAPGQSFLSRSSEGFFHERPYLDHRCHLYITRRPLDKPLGNSAVSNLLRTSLVPTESISEKAWEHFEDALGQFCQILEDGGTELVPISGEEICGSAHRSGVLENYLFLKDAARPELMDIRFKPEWKIGDKYVLMYSMADVEDLPGSVSPDARLERYATDKSDFRSGFAAPIGAMLPCNHIYNQYLFIEDHQKTLKRLESKRLRLESLAAYSRENALSKEATSAFLNEAISEGRKAVKAHFNLMLWTEQKEGLTELRNKASAALAKMDVTPRQETVGAPQLFWAGLPGNQGAFPSNEAFDTFIGPASCFLNLETNYRSSISPVGIRLGDRITGHPVHVDISDEPLRKGYITNRNKFILGPSGSGKSFFTNHMVRHYYEQGTHVVLVDVGHSYRGLCDLVEGYYFTYEENNPIRFNPFVTADGNPPDTEKKESLKTLLLALWKKDDEPFKRSEYVALSNALTGYYEYLQQSPGEVPGFNSFYEYLEVEFREVLQRDGVKDKDFDIENFMYVLRPYYQGGEFDYLLNATENLDLLHQRFIVFELDNIKDHPILFPVVTIIIMEIFIAKMRKLKGVRKMILIEEAWKAIAKEGMAEYIKFLFKTVRKFFGEAIVVTQEVEDIISSPVVKEAIINNSDCKILLDQSKYQNKFERIQELLGLTEKEKAQALSINKANEPGRLYKEVFISLGGQYSRVYRTEVSKAEYLAYTTEESERMQIDTLTRKYGGDRKKAIAVLSREKP from the coding sequence ATGATCTTTAATACCCCCCATATCGATTTGAAAGACAACTTCCCGTTGTACAAAGTGGAAAAAGACCGCATCCTTTCCCGGGAAGGGGATATCACGGCTGCCTTTGGCTTGCAGCTTCCCGAGATATTTACCCTCTCAGCGGAAGATTATCTTGCCCTGCACCATACCTGGACCAAGGCCATCGGTGTGTTGCCGGTAAATTGTGTCTTCCATAAACAGGACTGGTTTACCCGCGCCAGCCACCAGGCGAACTTTGCCCCCGGGCAGTCCTTTTTATCGCGCAGCAGTGAAGGTTTCTTTCACGAGAGGCCTTACCTGGACCACCGCTGCCACCTCTATATCACGCGCCGTCCCCTGGACAAGCCCCTGGGCAATTCGGCCGTATCGAATTTGCTTCGCACCTCCCTGGTGCCCACAGAAAGCATTTCTGAAAAAGCATGGGAGCACTTTGAGGATGCCCTGGGGCAGTTTTGCCAGATACTGGAAGACGGGGGCACGGAGCTTGTCCCGATATCCGGTGAAGAGATTTGCGGTAGCGCCCACCGGTCGGGCGTATTGGAAAACTACCTTTTCTTAAAAGACGCGGCCCGGCCCGAATTAATGGACATTCGCTTTAAACCGGAATGGAAGATCGGGGACAAATATGTCCTGATGTATTCCATGGCCGATGTGGAAGACCTTCCCGGGAGCGTGTCGCCCGATGCCCGCCTGGAAAGGTATGCCACCGACAAGAGTGATTTTCGCAGCGGGTTTGCCGCCCCCATCGGGGCGATGCTCCCCTGCAACCATATCTACAACCAATACCTCTTTATCGAAGACCATCAAAAAACCCTGAAAAGACTGGAATCCAAACGGCTCCGCCTGGAAAGCCTGGCGGCCTATTCCCGGGAGAACGCCCTGTCCAAAGAGGCGACCTCCGCCTTTTTGAACGAGGCGATTTCCGAAGGGCGTAAAGCCGTCAAGGCCCATTTTAACCTGATGTTGTGGACCGAGCAAAAGGAAGGGCTCACCGAGCTGCGCAACAAGGCCTCGGCCGCTTTGGCCAAAATGGATGTTACCCCAAGACAGGAAACCGTTGGCGCCCCGCAGCTGTTCTGGGCGGGACTGCCGGGAAACCAGGGGGCTTTTCCCTCCAACGAGGCCTTTGATACCTTCATCGGCCCGGCCTCCTGCTTTCTGAACCTGGAAACCAATTACCGCTCGTCCATTAGTCCGGTTGGCATACGGTTGGGCGACCGCATTACCGGGCACCCGGTGCACGTGGACATCTCGGACGAACCCTTAAGAAAAGGGTACATCACCAACCGCAACAAATTTATCCTGGGCCCCTCCGGGAGCGGCAAATCCTTTTTCACCAATCACATGGTGCGCCATTATTACGAGCAGGGCACCCATGTGGTGCTGGTGGATGTCGGCCATTCCTACCGGGGACTGTGTGACTTGGTGGAGGGCTATTACTTTACTTATGAGGAAAACAACCCCATCCGCTTCAACCCCTTTGTAACGGCAGACGGCAACCCTCCCGACACTGAAAAAAAGGAAAGCCTGAAAACCTTGCTGTTGGCCCTGTGGAAGAAGGACGATGAGCCTTTTAAACGCTCCGAATACGTCGCTCTTTCCAACGCCCTGACCGGCTATTATGAATATTTACAGCAGTCCCCAGGCGAAGTACCCGGCTTTAATTCCTTTTACGAATACCTGGAAGTAGAATTCCGGGAGGTGTTACAACGCGATGGCGTGAAGGACAAGGATTTCGATATCGAGAATTTCATGTATGTGCTTAGGCCCTATTACCAGGGCGGGGAATTCGATTACCTGCTCAATGCCACCGAGAACCTGGACCTGCTGCACCAACGGTTCATCGTTTTCGAACTGGACAATATCAAAGACCATCCCATCCTCTTTCCGGTGGTGACCATCATCATTATGGAGATATTTATCGCCAAGATGCGCAAGCTCAAAGGAGTGCGCAAGATGATCTTGATTGAAGAGGCCTGGAAGGCCATTGCCAAGGAAGGCATGGCCGAGTACATTAAATTTTTGTTCAAGACCGTGCGCAAGTTCTTCGGCGAGGCCATTGTCGTGACCCAGGAAGTAGAGGACATTATTTCCTCCCCGGTGGTCAAGGAAGCCATCATCAACAATTCGGACTGTAAGATCCTTTTGGACCAATCCAAGTACCAGAACAAGTTCGAACGCATCCAGGAGCTTTTGGGACTGACCGAAAAAGAAAAGGCCCAGGCCCTGAGCATCAACAAGGCCAATGAACCGGGAAGGCTCTACAAGGAGGTATTTATCTCCCTGGGTGGGCAATATTCCAGGGTTTACCGCACCGAGGTCAGCAAAGCGGAATACCTGGCCTATACCACCGAGGAAAGTGAACGGATGCAGATCGATACCCTCACCCGAAAGTACGGCGGCGACCGCAAAAAAGCCATTGCCGTCTTGTCCCGCGAAAAACCATGA
- a CDS encoding DUF4134 domain-containing protein yields the protein MTHKYLKFLSVLVLSLLAFSVLAQDGNAGINEATNKVRSYFQSGTNLMYAIGAIVGLIGAVKVFNKWNNGEPDTGKVAAAWFGSCVFLVVVATVLQSFFGV from the coding sequence ATGACCCATAAGTACCTCAAGTTCCTTTCTGTCCTGGTTTTGTCCCTTTTGGCATTTTCCGTCCTCGCACAAGACGGCAACGCCGGGATCAACGAGGCCACCAACAAGGTGCGCAGCTATTTCCAATCCGGCACCAACCTGATGTATGCCATCGGGGCCATTGTCGGCTTGATCGGGGCGGTCAAGGTTTTTAACAAGTGGAACAACGGCGAACCCGATACCGGGAAAGTGGCCGCGGCCTGGTTTGGCAGCTGCGTGTTCCTGGTGGTGGTCGCTACGGTCCTGCAAAGTTTCTTCGGTGTATAA
- a CDS encoding LytR/AlgR family response regulator transcription factor: protein MEGKQSFLGAVEPQGFRPVYNDRYFRWIVAVLAALFISLYGTMEDFLDHFFMPEFYIEFLSSLLIAILLIECIYRVTLQLDKYYDWQERPLIRLGLQLLFGVLMPGIIDFALATLYFRVYGLDIIEDTYYVAYALPLIMAMIFIFNLYYVCHYFFLQLRSFQSPHHGKQTILVQKGTKNIPLPVDQINHIERSNRHNFLITLDGESFLIPQTLEELEDILHPGSFFRVNRQTLVRYEACRHFELAEHGKLHLFTQTPMDNPLVVSQKRAKRFREWMDR, encoded by the coding sequence ATGGAAGGAAAACAATCTTTTTTAGGGGCGGTGGAACCTCAGGGGTTTAGGCCGGTGTATAACGACAGGTACTTTCGGTGGATCGTGGCCGTGTTGGCCGCCCTGTTTATCAGCCTTTACGGTACCATGGAGGATTTCCTGGACCATTTTTTCATGCCGGAGTTTTATATTGAGTTTCTCTCTTCCCTATTGATCGCCATTTTGCTTATTGAATGCATTTACCGGGTGACCCTCCAATTGGACAAATATTACGACTGGCAGGAGCGTCCATTGATCCGCCTGGGTTTACAGCTTCTTTTTGGGGTGCTGATGCCAGGAATTATTGACTTTGCGCTGGCCACCCTATATTTCAGGGTCTATGGGCTCGATATTATCGAGGACACCTATTACGTGGCCTATGCCCTGCCGCTGATCATGGCGATGATCTTTATTTTCAACCTCTATTATGTGTGCCATTATTTCTTTTTGCAGTTGCGTTCCTTTCAATCTCCCCACCATGGCAAGCAAACGATATTGGTGCAAAAGGGGACAAAGAACATTCCCTTGCCCGTAGATCAAATCAATCATATTGAACGTTCCAACCGCCACAATTTCTTAATTACCCTGGACGGGGAAAGCTTTTTGATCCCGCAAACCCTAGAGGAACTGGAAGATATCCTCCATCCCGGCTCTTTTTTCCGGGTAAACCGCCAGACACTGGTCCGCTATGAGGCCTGTCGACATTTTGAGTTGGCCGAGCACGGGAAGCTCCACTTGTTTACCCAAACCCCTATGGACAATCCCCTTGTCGTAAGCCAGAAAAGGGCAAAACGGTTCCGGGAATGGATGGACCGATGA
- the traN gene encoding conjugative transposon protein TraN has translation MKKLYVSLVFSCLVGLAFGQVRPEAVLTPYPVEVGWDQTTVLIFPAKIKSADRGNGNVLAQKDAYAANVLKLKAGKRGFSESNLHVVTEDGKIYPFTVHYNPKPDKLTIDIGKQQQMEAAVAVLENTDIGREQLDRLSGKVFQEKGFLYRSDKNGKVKLRLKGIYSHREVLFFLFELKNRSRIACPIQQWRFVIQDRKQVKRTAERQVNLTPLHMQYEKPKGIEGKGENRLVVAFSQFTIADAKKMVIRLFEENGDRNPVLSVKGKHLLKARPIINPQNQ, from the coding sequence ATGAAAAAACTGTATGTATCCCTGGTATTCTCATGTCTTGTCGGCCTGGCCTTTGGGCAGGTTCGTCCCGAGGCGGTGCTCACCCCTTACCCCGTTGAAGTAGGATGGGACCAGACCACGGTACTGATCTTCCCGGCAAAGATAAAAAGTGCCGACCGTGGCAACGGGAATGTCCTTGCCCAAAAAGATGCCTATGCCGCCAATGTGTTGAAACTTAAGGCCGGGAAAAGGGGATTCTCCGAAAGCAACCTGCATGTCGTCACCGAGGATGGGAAGATCTATCCTTTTACCGTGCACTACAACCCCAAACCGGACAAGCTCACCATTGACATCGGAAAACAACAGCAGATGGAAGCAGCGGTGGCCGTGCTTGAAAACACGGACATCGGCCGGGAACAGCTCGACAGGTTGAGCGGGAAGGTATTTCAGGAAAAAGGCTTTCTGTACCGCTCGGATAAAAACGGCAAAGTAAAGCTCCGTCTCAAGGGGATTTACTCCCATAGGGAGGTCTTGTTTTTCCTGTTTGAATTGAAAAACCGCAGCCGCATAGCCTGTCCCATACAGCAATGGCGTTTTGTGATCCAGGACCGAAAGCAGGTCAAGCGGACAGCGGAGCGCCAGGTGAACCTTACGCCATTGCATATGCAATATGAAAAACCCAAAGGAATAGAGGGAAAAGGCGAAAATCGCCTGGTGGTCGCTTTTTCCCAATTTACCATTGCCGATGCCAAGAAAATGGTGATCCGCCTCTTTGAAGAAAACGGGGACCGCAACCCCGTCCTTTCGGTAAAAGGTAAGCACCTGTTAAAGGCCCGGCCCATTATTAACCCTCAAAATCAATAG
- the traK gene encoding conjugative transposon protein TraK, producing the protein MFKNLQNIDSAFKHIRLLALGIMAGSLLVTGFVSYQAFELVRSARERIYILAEGKALKAFSAQRKDNIPVEAKDHIKMFHHYFFTLSPDDRHIKEQVGKSLYMADASAKAAYDNLRESGYYTRMVSANINQTLHMDSVAIDTGFHPYGFTYYGTQRIIRPTSIVTRRLVTRGQLRHVDRSDRNPHGFLIEKWETLRNENIKVEKR; encoded by the coding sequence ATGTTTAAAAACCTACAGAATATAGACTCCGCCTTTAAGCACATCCGCTTGTTGGCCCTGGGCATTATGGCCGGCTCTTTACTGGTAACGGGCTTTGTCAGCTACCAGGCCTTTGAGCTGGTACGGTCCGCCCGGGAAAGGATTTACATCCTGGCCGAAGGCAAGGCCCTGAAAGCATTTTCCGCCCAGCGCAAGGACAACATCCCCGTGGAAGCCAAAGACCATATTAAAATGTTCCACCACTACTTTTTTACCCTCTCCCCGGATGACCGCCATATCAAGGAGCAGGTAGGAAAAAGCCTCTACATGGCCGATGCTTCTGCCAAAGCGGCGTACGATAATTTGCGGGAAAGTGGCTACTACACCCGTATGGTGTCCGCCAATATCAACCAGACCCTGCACATGGACAGCGTGGCCATAGATACCGGTTTCCACCCGTATGGCTTTACCTATTACGGGACCCAGCGGATCATTCGCCCCACCTCGATAGTGACCCGCCGTTTGGTCACTCGCGGGCAATTGCGGCATGTGGACCGCAGCGACCGCAATCCCCACGGTTTTCTGATCGAAAAATGGGAGACGCTGCGCAACGAGAACATTAAAGTGGAAAAACGATGA